Proteins from one Acetobacteroides hydrogenigenes genomic window:
- a CDS encoding cysteine-rich CWC family protein, translating into MSTENKQPKQAICPKCGAEFTCSTATGSCWCMEFKLSAEALNQLRIKYATCLCPACLSQFAEKDGQRSCSI; encoded by the coding sequence ATGAGCACAGAAAATAAGCAACCCAAACAAGCCATCTGCCCCAAATGCGGCGCCGAGTTTACCTGTAGCACGGCTACCGGCAGCTGCTGGTGCATGGAATTTAAGCTATCCGCAGAAGCACTTAACCAACTGAGGATAAAGTATGCCACATGCCTTTGCCCTGCCTGCCTATCGCAATTTGCCGAAAAAGATGGCCAAAGGTCTTGCAGCATTTAA
- a CDS encoding cupin domain-containing protein — MKTVEKVKEGANFTATSIGSLNDLGEFKYLHPAGIEVPGKVFVGDALQCTGTEASFQVMPVGQGVAFLHTHKENEELYVVLKGSGEYQVDGTIFPIAEGSLVRVSPQGKRSWRNTGTEPMVMMVVQSKQGSLKNLGIVDGARVDEEVKW; from the coding sequence ATGAAGACAGTTGAAAAAGTAAAAGAAGGGGCCAACTTTACGGCAACCTCCATTGGTAGCCTCAATGACCTTGGCGAGTTTAAGTACCTACACCCTGCAGGAATCGAAGTTCCCGGAAAAGTATTTGTGGGCGATGCACTGCAGTGCACCGGTACCGAAGCTTCGTTTCAGGTAATGCCCGTAGGTCAAGGTGTAGCATTTCTACATACCCATAAGGAGAATGAGGAGCTGTACGTAGTGCTCAAAGGTAGCGGCGAGTATCAGGTCGATGGCACTATCTTTCCAATTGCCGAAGGAAGCCTGGTAAGAGTTTCGCCTCAAGGAAAACGATCGTGGCGAAATACCGGAACAGAACCTATGGTAATGATGGTTGTTCAAAGCAAGCAGGGCTCCCTCAAAAACCTAGGCATTGTTGATGGTGCCAGAGTCGACGAAGAGGTAAAGTGGTAA
- a CDS encoding FecR family protein — MTDDSKHIDYLIARYLSGEASAEERTEVERWCAESEEHKAYFEELRLIFDRAATLETDTQFDVDAAWNHIAPQLKRSKRIDFRQRSWMTWASVAASVAILIGVWVGIARYEMLGKDEQSIELAANNISKKVLLPDNSKVEVEPNSRIIYAEGFGKTNREVTLVGNASFDVHHQSGPAFTVRASGTFIKDIGTAFRVKTDGDTSVVEVYVKTGSVVFYTENNRGIILKQGETGIYNKITKEFTKTEPAKPENPPAVVKAFNFQETPLSEVIDLLQKAYNVRISLSNPKLGSCTISVRFENEDIDTIIEIVAETLNMKVERKNKGYLLIGEECSK, encoded by the coding sequence TTGACTGATGATAGCAAACATATCGACTACCTAATAGCCCGCTACCTGAGCGGTGAGGCATCGGCTGAAGAGCGGACGGAGGTGGAGCGCTGGTGCGCCGAATCGGAAGAGCATAAGGCTTACTTCGAGGAACTACGGTTGATCTTCGACCGTGCGGCAACGTTGGAGACAGATACCCAGTTTGACGTTGATGCTGCATGGAACCACATTGCCCCTCAGCTGAAACGATCGAAAAGGATCGACTTTAGGCAGCGATCGTGGATGACGTGGGCTTCGGTGGCTGCATCGGTAGCTATACTTATTGGCGTATGGGTAGGCATTGCCCGATATGAAATGTTGGGTAAGGATGAGCAATCCATTGAGCTAGCTGCAAATAACATTTCTAAGAAGGTGCTTCTCCCCGATAACTCTAAAGTAGAAGTAGAGCCTAACAGCCGCATCATCTACGCCGAGGGTTTTGGCAAAACCAACCGTGAGGTAACGCTGGTAGGCAACGCCTCTTTTGATGTACACCACCAGAGCGGTCCTGCCTTTACGGTTAGGGCAAGCGGAACCTTCATCAAGGATATAGGAACAGCCTTTAGGGTGAAAACGGATGGTGATACCTCTGTTGTGGAGGTGTACGTCAAAACGGGATCGGTGGTGTTCTATACAGAAAACAACCGAGGAATAATATTAAAGCAAGGAGAAACAGGTATCTACAACAAGATTACCAAGGAGTTTACCAAGACTGAGCCTGCCAAACCGGAGAATCCGCCTGCTGTTGTTAAGGCCTTCAACTTTCAGGAAACGCCTCTTAGCGAAGTGATAGATCTCCTGCAAAAGGCCTACAACGTTAGAATTTCCTTGAGCAACCCTAAGCTGGGCAGCTGCACCATCAGCGTAAGATTTGAAAACGAAGATATTGATACCATAATAGAGATCGTAGCCGAAACGCTTAACATGAAGGTTGAACGGAAGAACAAAGGCTACCTGCTAATCGGAGAAGAATGCTCGAAATAA
- a CDS encoding DUF2971 domain-containing protein, protein MGMIHHYTTIENLALILRNRNIRFNRLDRVDDLEEGNTVSNGINLSKYVFVSCWTESDEESIPLWKLYADGKSGVRISLENNFFEEYDIKSSDRISVVDETVKSILSFEEMFNKQYIFISFVNDSNFFYRPIEYVDDIITRTENVVQRRGDAIMISFGEVGKYKHKRWAFQDESRFVLTAIPKLYDIDISNPLFSSMVVDSLKRNIELPFDDYFLGIKKSALDKLVVTLCPSATVSQEIMIQSLIKEYAPNAIIKHSHLKQCIKLK, encoded by the coding sequence ATGGGAATGATACATCATTACACAACAATAGAGAATTTGGCTTTAATTCTTAGAAATAGGAATATTCGTTTTAATAGATTGGATAGGGTAGATGATTTAGAAGAAGGTAATACTGTTTCAAATGGTATTAATCTAAGTAAATATGTTTTTGTGTCATGTTGGACAGAATCAGATGAAGAGAGTATTCCTTTGTGGAAACTTTATGCAGATGGTAAGAGTGGTGTAAGGATTTCATTGGAAAATAATTTTTTTGAAGAGTATGATATAAAAAGTTCAGATAGAATATCAGTTGTAGATGAAACAGTAAAATCGATTCTCTCATTTGAGGAGATGTTTAACAAGCAATATATATTTATATCATTCGTTAATGATTCCAACTTTTTTTATCGTCCAATAGAATACGTTGATGATATCATTACCAGAACTGAAAATGTAGTTCAAAGAAGGGGGGATGCTATTATGATCTCATTTGGAGAAGTTGGAAAATACAAACATAAAAGATGGGCTTTCCAAGATGAGAGTAGGTTTGTTTTGACGGCAATTCCAAAATTGTATGATATAGATATTTCTAATCCTTTATTTTCAAGTATGGTTGTAGATAGTTTAAAAAGAAACATAGAATTACCTTTTGATGATTATTTTCTAGGAATTAAAAAATCTGCTTTGGATAAATTGGTAGTAACACTTTGTCCTTCTGCTACTGTATCTCAAGAGATAATGATTCAATCTTTAATTAAAGAATATGCTCCTAATGCAATTATTAAGCATAGTCACTTAAAACAATGTATTAAACTGAAGTAG
- a CDS encoding TonB-dependent receptor encodes MKKFIALIAAALLWVGAADGQAIVQTVRGKVFDIETQATIPGANISIAGTAQGTASSADGTFRIANVPVGRHDLIASFVGYEPVTLPNILVTSGKEVVLNIGLKQSSRQIDEVVVKANQRKDRTVNTMASISARTFSVEETRRYAGGLDDPARMASAFAGVTVGNIQDNAIIIRGNSPKGVSWRVEGVEIPNPNHFAGGNVAGGGFVSILSSQLLSNSDFYTGAFPAEYGNALAGVFDMKMRTGNNEKREHTAQIGLMGVDFASEGPFVKGKKSSYLFNYRYATAGILSKLKVIPSDQVPIYQDLSFKMSFPTAKAGTFSVWGVGGIDNLKEPEDADSTKWKVDFDRMKFDWNIKTGAAGINHKLTRGHSLISTSVAASGTSNILDQTRFDDLLMMQPNAYIKSNTAAITVSSVINSKLSANHTLRAGVTFKEQLYNLDISGTVKEDPDTYQNMVKEKGSSQVVEAYWQSRYQLSPSIQINGGVNASYFALNQNYSVDPRFSIRWQLANRHALTLGAGKHSQLEELRFYLTKQQGNGSKYPNKNLDFAQAQHLILGYDWTVSGNLRLKVEAYYQQLSRIPGIADSSYSMINFKQDWAFYDKLINNTKGQNMGIDVTLERFFSGGFYYLATASLFDSKYKGGDNIWRSTRFNKGYSLNLLAGKEYAISRNRIVGINGRVNYLGGERKTPILNAESIAAKRVIYDESRAFEEQYPATCYVDFTVTYRTNKKRYAGTWALQVKNLLSAPIYSSPAYNYRDKRVEEQKASLILPVLSYRIDF; translated from the coding sequence ATGAAAAAATTTATTGCACTTATAGCTGCAGCACTACTATGGGTAGGCGCCGCAGACGGCCAAGCCATTGTCCAAACCGTACGCGGTAAGGTGTTCGACATCGAAACCCAAGCCACCATTCCCGGAGCCAACATCTCCATAGCGGGCACGGCACAAGGTACAGCCAGCAGCGCCGATGGCACATTTCGCATAGCCAACGTTCCAGTTGGTAGGCACGACCTTATTGCCTCGTTTGTTGGCTACGAACCCGTAACGCTACCCAACATTCTGGTAACATCGGGTAAGGAGGTGGTCCTCAACATCGGCCTAAAGCAGTCGTCGCGCCAGATAGACGAGGTGGTTGTTAAGGCCAACCAACGAAAGGATAGAACCGTGAATACCATGGCCTCCATAAGCGCACGTACCTTTTCGGTTGAAGAGACCAGGCGCTATGCCGGAGGATTGGACGACCCGGCCCGAATGGCATCGGCATTTGCTGGGGTTACGGTGGGCAACATTCAGGATAACGCCATCATCATCCGCGGCAACTCGCCTAAGGGCGTTTCGTGGAGGGTAGAAGGGGTAGAGATTCCCAACCCCAACCACTTTGCCGGCGGAAATGTTGCCGGTGGCGGCTTTGTAAGCATCCTAAGCAGCCAGCTGCTCAGCAACTCCGATTTCTACACCGGAGCCTTCCCCGCCGAGTACGGCAACGCCCTTGCCGGGGTCTTCGACATGAAAATGCGTACCGGAAACAACGAGAAACGCGAGCATACGGCTCAGATTGGGCTAATGGGCGTCGATTTTGCCTCCGAAGGGCCCTTCGTAAAAGGGAAAAAATCGTCGTACCTCTTCAACTACCGATACGCTACGGCAGGAATTCTATCCAAGCTAAAGGTTATTCCATCCGATCAGGTTCCCATTTACCAGGATCTGTCGTTCAAGATGAGCTTCCCAACAGCCAAGGCGGGCACCTTCTCGGTGTGGGGTGTTGGAGGTATAGACAACCTAAAGGAGCCCGAAGATGCCGACTCCACCAAGTGGAAGGTCGATTTTGATAGGATGAAGTTTGACTGGAACATAAAGACCGGCGCCGCAGGGATTAACCATAAGCTTACGCGAGGCCATTCGCTGATCAGCACCTCGGTGGCGGCATCGGGCACCTCCAACATCCTCGACCAAACCCGCTTCGACGACCTGCTGATGATGCAACCCAACGCCTACATAAAAAGCAATACCGCCGCCATCACCGTAAGCTCGGTTATCAACAGCAAGCTATCGGCCAACCACACCCTACGCGCAGGGGTTACCTTTAAGGAGCAGCTCTACAATTTAGATATCAGCGGAACGGTAAAGGAGGATCCCGATACCTACCAAAATATGGTGAAGGAAAAAGGGAGCAGCCAGGTGGTGGAGGCCTACTGGCAGAGCCGCTACCAGCTATCGCCATCCATCCAAATTAACGGAGGCGTAAACGCCAGCTACTTCGCCCTCAACCAAAACTACTCGGTAGACCCCCGCTTTAGCATCAGGTGGCAGCTGGCCAATAGGCATGCCCTTACGCTGGGCGCTGGCAAGCACAGCCAGCTCGAGGAGCTTAGGTTCTACCTCACCAAGCAGCAGGGCAATGGCAGCAAGTACCCCAATAAAAACCTGGACTTCGCGCAGGCGCAGCACCTCATTCTTGGCTACGACTGGACGGTAAGCGGCAACCTGCGCCTCAAGGTGGAGGCCTACTACCAACAGCTGTCCCGAATACCGGGCATTGCCGACAGCAGCTACTCCATGATCAACTTTAAGCAGGATTGGGCCTTCTACGATAAGCTCATCAACAATACCAAAGGCCAGAATATGGGGATCGACGTCACCCTAGAGCGATTCTTCAGCGGCGGGTTCTACTACCTGGCAACGGCCTCCCTCTTCGACTCGAAGTATAAGGGCGGCGATAACATCTGGCGCAGCACCCGCTTCAACAAGGGCTACTCGCTTAACCTCCTTGCCGGAAAGGAGTACGCCATCAGCCGCAACCGCATTGTGGGCATCAACGGAAGGGTGAACTACCTGGGGGGCGAGCGCAAAACGCCCATCCTCAACGCCGAGTCGATTGCTGCCAAAAGGGTGATATACGACGAGTCGCGCGCCTTCGAGGAGCAGTACCCCGCCACCTGCTACGTAGACTTTACCGTTACCTACCGCACCAACAAGAAGCGCTACGCCGGAACGTGGGCCCTTCAGGTAAAAAACCTGCTGAGCGCCCCAATCTACAGCAGTCCGGCCTACAACTACCGCGACAAAAGGGTGGAGGAGCAAAAGGCATCCCTCATACTGCCCGTACTCAGCTACCGAATCGACTTCTAG
- a CDS encoding DUF6261 family protein — MKRLGLSKFSVTDSGSMATVVEEEVTNANLVEAKESTEFKEVVADHVEYQESLVRVSKSQNTEVKVASDKNLDDAWVGIRQMVWGLTYSPDPTVAQKAHRFYALLDTYGAGVEVLSATEESEKIDAILVKLLEPANQQLAVDLGVKPFVDHLSACAETFRRDWGNLEADKEAFRNSTSASNSRRKLEASIVRFFGLVTYSAQYAPAKREEWAKLESAIYSRYLTIRQKYTEPKKKDDTTPTK, encoded by the coding sequence ATGAAAAGATTAGGTCTTAGTAAGTTTAGCGTTACCGATTCAGGTAGCATGGCAACTGTAGTGGAAGAAGAAGTGACCAATGCCAACCTTGTAGAGGCCAAGGAGTCGACCGAGTTTAAGGAGGTGGTTGCCGACCACGTAGAGTATCAGGAGAGCTTAGTACGGGTGAGCAAGAGCCAGAACACCGAGGTAAAAGTTGCCTCGGACAAGAATCTGGATGATGCCTGGGTGGGCATCCGGCAGATGGTGTGGGGGCTCACCTACTCGCCCGATCCGACGGTGGCGCAGAAGGCCCACCGCTTCTACGCCCTGCTCGACACCTACGGTGCCGGCGTGGAGGTGCTATCGGCCACCGAGGAGAGCGAGAAGATTGATGCTATTCTGGTGAAGCTCCTCGAGCCAGCCAACCAGCAGCTGGCGGTAGACCTAGGCGTTAAACCCTTTGTCGATCACCTGTCGGCCTGCGCCGAAACCTTCCGCCGCGACTGGGGCAACCTGGAAGCCGATAAGGAGGCCTTCCGCAACAGCACCTCGGCCTCCAACAGCCGCCGTAAGCTCGAGGCCAGCATCGTACGCTTCTTCGGTCTCGTGACCTACAGCGCCCAGTACGCCCCCGCCAAGCGCGAGGAGTGGGCCAAGCTCGAGAGCGCCATCTACAGCCGCTACCTCACCATCCGCCAGAAGTACACCGAACCCAAGAAGAAGGACGACACCACCCCTACCAAGTAG
- the folB gene encoding dihydroneopterin aldolase produces the protein MHGIIEIENMEFYAYHGCFEEEAIVGNKFLVNLTIEMNPDVPAQTDSINDAVNYQLAYFIVKREMAIRSHLLEHVGGRIVDALYKELTGIQKVAVKVSKMNPPMGGPIQKVSVTVVR, from the coding sequence ATGCACGGAATAATTGAGATAGAGAACATGGAGTTCTACGCCTATCACGGCTGCTTCGAGGAAGAGGCCATCGTTGGCAACAAGTTTTTGGTAAACCTTACCATTGAGATGAACCCCGATGTACCCGCCCAAACCGATAGCATCAACGATGCGGTAAACTACCAGCTGGCCTACTTCATCGTAAAGCGCGAAATGGCCATCCGCTCGCACCTACTCGAGCATGTTGGCGGGAGAATCGTAGATGCCCTATACAAGGAGCTAACCGGCATTCAAAAGGTAGCCGTAAAGGTTTCGAAGATGAATCCACCTATGGGAGGTCCTATCCAAAAGGTAAGCGTAACGGTAGTTAGATAG
- a CDS encoding glutamine--tRNA ligase/YqeY domain fusion protein: protein MSDNKPEVSGAEERTLNFLEEIIEEDIKSGKHGGRVLTRFPPEPNGYLHIGHAKSICLNFGLAKKYGGQTNLRFDDTNPVKEDVEYVDSIKEDVKWLGFEWANEFYASDYFEQLYLWACELIKKGKAYVDDQTQEEIRLGRGTVTVPGKESPYRNRSVEENLDLFERMKNGEFENGAKVLRAKIDMAHTNMFFRDPILYRIIHTHHHRTGDKWCIYPMYDWAHGQCDSIENITHSICTLEFDVHRPLYDWFVDTLEIFPSKQYEFARLNLTYTVMSKRKLLELVKNNYVSGWDDPRMPTICGIRRRGYTPEAIRNFAERIGVAKRDNVIDFSLLEFFVREDLNKRAERRMAVLNPLKVVITNYPEGQTEELEAVNNPEAAEAGTRMIPFGREIFIERDDFMEVAPKKYFRLAIGQEVRLRYAYFIKATDVVKDVDGNIIEVHATYDPASRGGNSPDGRKVQGTIHWVSAEHAKKVDVRLYDRLFTRQDMDNLTEDEDYKDFLNPESLKVVEALVEPDLTTKKPGDKFQFERIGYFCVDSDSTDEKIIFNRTVTLKDSWAKIAGK, encoded by the coding sequence ATGAGCGACAATAAACCAGAAGTTTCAGGTGCCGAAGAAAGGACGCTGAACTTTCTTGAAGAGATTATCGAAGAGGATATTAAGAGCGGTAAGCATGGTGGACGAGTTTTAACCCGTTTCCCTCCAGAGCCTAACGGTTACCTACATATTGGTCATGCCAAGTCTATCTGCCTTAACTTTGGTTTGGCAAAGAAGTATGGCGGGCAAACCAACCTTCGTTTCGACGATACCAACCCCGTTAAGGAGGATGTGGAGTACGTTGATTCGATTAAGGAGGATGTAAAGTGGCTTGGTTTCGAGTGGGCTAACGAGTTCTACGCGTCGGACTACTTCGAGCAGCTCTATCTTTGGGCCTGCGAGCTCATCAAAAAGGGAAAGGCTTACGTCGACGACCAAACCCAGGAGGAAATTCGCCTTGGTCGTGGAACGGTAACCGTACCTGGAAAGGAAAGCCCCTACCGCAACCGTAGCGTTGAGGAGAACCTCGACCTATTCGAGCGCATGAAGAATGGTGAGTTCGAGAATGGCGCTAAGGTGCTTCGAGCCAAGATTGATATGGCGCATACCAATATGTTCTTCCGCGACCCAATCCTATACCGTATCATCCATACACACCACCATCGTACTGGCGATAAGTGGTGCATCTACCCGATGTACGACTGGGCTCATGGCCAGTGCGACTCTATCGAAAATATTACCCACTCGATATGTACGCTCGAGTTCGACGTGCATCGTCCGCTTTACGATTGGTTTGTTGATACGCTCGAAATATTCCCATCGAAGCAGTACGAGTTTGCCCGCTTGAACCTTACCTATACGGTTATGAGCAAGCGTAAGCTGCTGGAGTTGGTTAAGAATAATTACGTATCAGGATGGGACGATCCTCGCATGCCTACCATCTGCGGTATCCGCCGTCGTGGTTACACCCCCGAGGCTATCCGCAACTTTGCCGAGCGTATTGGTGTTGCCAAGCGCGATAACGTTATCGACTTCTCGCTGCTCGAGTTTTTTGTTCGCGAGGATTTGAATAAGCGCGCCGAGCGTCGTATGGCGGTGCTCAATCCGCTGAAGGTGGTTATCACCAACTACCCCGAGGGTCAAACCGAGGAGTTGGAGGCTGTGAACAACCCAGAAGCTGCTGAGGCTGGCACCCGCATGATTCCTTTTGGAAGGGAAATCTTCATCGAGCGCGACGACTTTATGGAGGTGGCTCCTAAGAAGTACTTCCGTTTGGCCATCGGTCAGGAGGTTCGCCTGCGCTACGCCTACTTCATTAAGGCTACCGATGTGGTTAAGGATGTCGATGGTAACATCATAGAGGTTCACGCTACCTACGATCCTGCATCGCGCGGAGGTAACTCGCCAGATGGCCGTAAGGTTCAGGGAACCATCCACTGGGTATCGGCAGAGCACGCCAAGAAAGTAGACGTTCGCCTATACGACCGCCTCTTCACCCGCCAAGATATGGACAACCTTACCGAGGACGAGGACTACAAGGACTTCCTAAACCCAGAATCGCTTAAGGTGGTTGAGGCGCTGGTTGAGCCCGACTTGACAACCAAGAAGCCAGGTGATAAGTTCCAGTTCGAGCGCATCGGCTACTTCTGCGTAGATTCCGATAGCACCGACGAGAAGATCATCTTCAACCGCACGGTTACGCTAAAGGACTCGTGGGCCAAGATTGCCGGAAAGTAA
- a CDS encoding peptidase associated/transthyretin-like domain-containing protein — MLEIIRKGVGLAILSFSFIATTTKLQAQNQVPSALERIVSVNIYNEPAKGMLDLIGKQTNVVFSYSPKVLENRPPITLEAEKQSIRLVLFTAFGETVKMKSRGKYIILTDNRNELKQPFGDKPQVIEGYITNPKTGEAVSNATVYDQKLLLSAVTDEYGYFKVEVPYGELSKQLQVKKQGFADTTIVPTSNSSFVLLKLPATALDHLKDISKKGETFITKTFPKWLLSDRQKTNSLNVGDTIYRNWQVSLLPYIGTNRQLSGNVVNKYSYNIFAGYSMGVRVMEVSSGVNIVRGDARYFMAGGANYVGGHMKGVQLANVFNRTQSVNGVQAAGLFNYVAGNVQGVQLAGVFNHTVQTLTGTQVSGVLNKADTAIGTQVSGVLCRARFLNGTQASGVANIAKGTAKPGQVAGVVNYIDGSISGVQLAGVANTAKQVVGMQASGVANRAETIRGAQLSGIYNQADTVIGIQSSGIINRTKVLKGAQFGLVNLTDSGDGVAFGLFCYNKKGIHQLEVAADELFYTNITFRTGSRRFHNLLTVGVRPDNLGSHTLWTYGYGFGTSLSLYKGMMLDADLYSNNVIAGGNASDENQLYRIYLGFDKRIGRKTSLAFGITTNLFTYKDTPLNNGKMLSDAVPYTLWNKMGDDGRTFCGWIGGRVALRF; from the coding sequence ATGCTCGAAATAATACGCAAAGGGGTAGGATTGGCAATCCTGTCCTTTTCCTTTATTGCCACAACTACAAAGCTGCAGGCCCAGAACCAAGTTCCATCGGCGCTAGAGCGCATCGTATCGGTTAACATCTACAACGAGCCTGCAAAAGGAATGCTCGATCTGATAGGAAAACAGACCAACGTGGTTTTCTCCTACTCTCCAAAGGTATTGGAGAATAGGCCTCCCATTACCCTAGAAGCCGAAAAACAGTCCATTCGTTTGGTGCTGTTTACGGCCTTTGGCGAAACGGTGAAGATGAAGAGCCGCGGCAAGTATATTATCCTTACCGATAACAGAAACGAATTGAAACAACCCTTTGGGGATAAGCCTCAAGTAATCGAGGGGTACATCACCAACCCTAAAACAGGCGAAGCGGTAAGCAACGCCACCGTTTACGACCAGAAGCTGCTGCTGTCGGCCGTTACCGACGAGTACGGCTACTTTAAGGTGGAGGTTCCATACGGTGAACTATCCAAGCAACTACAGGTTAAGAAGCAGGGTTTTGCCGATACCACCATCGTACCAACTTCCAACAGCAGCTTCGTTCTGCTCAAGCTACCAGCTACCGCACTCGATCATCTAAAGGATATATCGAAAAAGGGAGAAACTTTTATTACAAAGACCTTCCCCAAGTGGCTGCTGTCCGATAGACAAAAAACCAACAGCCTCAACGTGGGCGATACCATCTACCGAAACTGGCAGGTATCGCTTTTACCCTACATAGGTACCAATCGCCAGCTATCGGGGAATGTTGTGAATAAGTATTCGTACAACATCTTTGCCGGCTACTCGATGGGCGTTCGCGTGATGGAGGTCAGCAGCGGCGTTAATATCGTTCGGGGTGATGCCCGCTACTTTATGGCCGGTGGTGCCAACTACGTGGGAGGGCACATGAAGGGGGTGCAGCTGGCCAACGTGTTTAACCGTACCCAATCGGTTAACGGGGTACAGGCGGCTGGCCTATTCAACTACGTAGCAGGTAACGTACAAGGCGTGCAGCTGGCAGGCGTATTCAACCATACCGTCCAAACGCTAACGGGTACACAGGTTAGCGGAGTACTCAACAAGGCCGATACGGCCATAGGAACTCAGGTAAGCGGGGTTCTGTGCAGGGCACGCTTTTTAAACGGAACTCAGGCAAGCGGAGTGGCCAACATCGCCAAGGGTACCGCCAAACCGGGTCAGGTGGCAGGGGTGGTAAACTATATCGACGGATCGATATCGGGCGTACAGCTGGCAGGTGTGGCCAATACCGCTAAACAGGTTGTTGGTATGCAGGCAAGCGGAGTGGCCAACCGAGCAGAAACCATCCGGGGTGCGCAGCTTAGCGGGATCTACAATCAAGCCGATACGGTGATAGGCATTCAATCAAGCGGAATCATAAACAGGACAAAAGTTCTAAAAGGAGCACAGTTCGGACTTGTGAACCTAACCGACTCGGGCGATGGAGTTGCCTTTGGACTATTCTGCTACAATAAAAAAGGCATACACCAGTTAGAGGTCGCGGCCGATGAGCTCTTCTACACCAACATCACCTTCCGCACGGGCAGCCGTCGTTTTCACAACCTCCTAACGGTGGGCGTTCGACCCGATAACCTAGGAAGCCATACGCTATGGACGTACGGCTACGGTTTTGGAACCAGCCTTTCGCTATACAAGGGCATGATGCTGGATGCCGACCTGTACTCCAACAACGTGATCGCAGGGGGCAACGCATCCGACGAGAATCAGCTCTACAGGATATACCTAGGCTTCGACAAAAGAATTGGTAGGAAAACATCGCTGGCCTTCGGCATTACCACCAACCTTTTTACCTACAAGGACACTCCGCTTAACAACGGTAAGATGCTTTCTGATGCCGTTCCCTACACCCTTTGGAATAAGATGGGAGATGATGGTCGAACCTTTTGCGGTTGGATTGGCGGACGGGTAGCACTGCGATTCTAG
- a CDS encoding RNA polymerase sigma-70 factor, protein MSEQELIAGIAKGREDAFEVVFRAYYAALCTYANSLLKDPAEAEEVVQGTFLSLWESRQGLDIHTSLKSYLYRAVHNTCLNRLKHYKVRQAHGTEYKSTNSEAVDATIEQVQGSELERQIATAIEKLPNQCQTVFRLSRQQGFSYAEIAEQLGVSVKAVDKQIVRALRILREELRDYLPAILILIMFKN, encoded by the coding sequence GTGAGCGAACAGGAGCTAATAGCAGGTATAGCCAAGGGTAGAGAGGATGCTTTTGAAGTGGTTTTCAGGGCATACTACGCGGCGCTATGCACCTATGCCAACTCGCTGCTGAAGGATCCTGCCGAAGCCGAAGAGGTGGTACAGGGAACTTTCCTTTCCCTGTGGGAGAGCCGTCAAGGGCTCGATATCCACACCTCGCTGAAGTCCTACCTCTACCGTGCGGTGCACAACACCTGTCTGAATAGGCTAAAGCACTACAAGGTACGCCAAGCTCACGGCACAGAATATAAGAGCACGAATAGCGAAGCAGTAGATGCTACTATAGAGCAGGTGCAGGGCAGCGAACTTGAGCGACAGATTGCAACGGCCATTGAGAAGCTTCCAAACCAGTGCCAGACGGTATTTAGGCTCAGCCGCCAGCAGGGATTCTCGTACGCCGAGATTGCCGAGCAGCTGGGAGTTTCGGTTAAGGCGGTTGATAAGCAGATTGTTCGGGCACTTAGAATCCTTAGAGAAGAACTACGGGACTACCTTCCAGCAATACTCATTCTCATCATGTTTAAAAACTAA
- a CDS encoding winged helix-turn-helix transcriptional regulator, producing the protein MNPDDACPIRDILNRFGDKWSILVMVQLHRHRVLRFSAIGKSIPDISQRMLAVTLRTLEADGLVKRKVYPEVPPRVEYQLTTMGESLIPLIRNMVEWARENRGEIIRSRNAYEGRE; encoded by the coding sequence ATGAATCCTGACGATGCTTGTCCGATAAGGGATATTCTAAATAGGTTTGGCGATAAGTGGTCGATACTGGTGATGGTTCAGCTTCATCGGCACAGGGTGCTGCGCTTTAGCGCTATTGGGAAGAGCATCCCGGATATCTCGCAAAGGATGCTAGCCGTTACGCTGCGTACGTTGGAGGCCGATGGGCTTGTGAAAAGGAAGGTGTACCCCGAGGTGCCTCCTCGGGTAGAGTACCAGCTAACGACGATGGGCGAGAGCCTAATCCCCTTGATAAGGAACATGGTTGAATGGGCTCGTGAGAATAGAGGGGAGATTATCAGAAGTAGAAACGCCTATGAGGGACGAGAGTAG